The proteins below are encoded in one region of Coffea arabica cultivar ET-39 chromosome 4c, Coffea Arabica ET-39 HiFi, whole genome shotgun sequence:
- the LOC140004838 gene encoding uncharacterized protein, whose translation MTKSQDDVFKKDLSELGSVVKVLRHRQESTERTLKNLDQKYESMMSMMAQMMAKFNDKDKEADSSSSIEGPKEGGKKGGSPEEGYGRSDWKENRSYTRIPKMDLPTFTGDNPREWIRKANKFFKINGVEENMKSEIAELYLRDRADTWFHGVFSGRRTIPWTELATALCKRFGEGTPEEAIEEFNKLRQEGSIADYLEKFELLKALVMPSLPHLADSYYKACFLSGLREEIVNMVKMSKPLTLADAIEAAKLQEKNLKAMHKIHKPLPNTSQQSHIHLLLVHDDSEGTVAIESGKEVESEVFCDCIEGKIGDEHIEVSVHALVGGSEHKTIRLKGLVKGRTITALIDSGSTHCFLDEQLVRNLKLESSGPSLVVKVANGEKVQSNSLTKPVVWKMQGYEFQHQFNTLKLGGCDMVLGVDWLARFSPMEFDFKGLSVKFRKGKQQVELNGERDQVQLKLIKGSRLHKWARKQANGIMAQLRAVEEEVQDSVNIPPEIEKVLQDFEEVFMEPQGLPPERSHDHSITLKEGAKPFQIRPYRCPYVQKTEVERLVQEMLGVGIILLSNSPYASPVLLVKKKDNTWRFCVDYRQLNELTVKNRYPIPLIDELLDELTGSKYFTKIDLRSGYFQIRTKTEDIHKTAFRTHQGLYEFKVMPFGLTNAPATFQGLMNHVFQKQLRKFVLVFFDDILIYSSSLQEHLEHVTEVLSILREYQLYAKRSKCVFAQTQVEYLRHIISAEGVKADPEKIEGMLKWPRPENVKQLRGFLGLTRGRTNAEQETISLYQSGLGAKEHGAVYL comes from the exons ATGACAAAATCTCAAGATGATGTGTTTAAGAAGGATCTCTCTGAGCTAGGCAGTGTAGTCAAAGTTCTGAGGCATAGACAAGAAAGCACAGAAAGAACTCTTAAaaatctagaccaaaaatatgAGAGCATGATGTCTATGATGGCCCAGATGATGGCAAAATTCAATGACAAGGATAAGGAGGCGGATAGTAGTAGCTCCATAGAAGGACCCAAGGAAGGAGGCAAGAAGGGAGGATCACCAGAGGAAGGCTATGGCAGGTCAGACTGGAAGGAGAACAGGTCCTATACCAGAATTCCTAAGATGGATTTGCCTACCTtcacaggagataatccaaggGAATGGATCCGTAAGGCTAACAAGTTCTTCAAGATCAATGGAGTGGAGGAGAACATGAAATCTGAGATTGCTGAGCTATACCTGAGGGACAGAGCAGACACCTGGTTTCATGGGGTATTCAGTGGTAGGCGAACCATTCCTTGgactgaattggccactgcttTGTGTAAAAGATTTGGGGAGGGCACTCCAGAAGAAGCTATAGAAGAATTCAACAAGCTTAGGCAGGAGGGATCCATAGCAGACTACCTGGAAAAGTTCGAACTGCTCAAAGCACTGGTAATGCCTTCCCTCCCTCATTTGGCTGATTCCTATTACAAAGCATGTTTCTTAAGTGGCTTAAGGGAGGAAATAGTCAATATGGTTAAAATGTCCAAACCTCTAACTCTGGCTGATGCAATAGAAGCAGCCAAGCTACAAGAAAAGAACCTAAAAGCCATGCATAAAATTCACAAGCCCCTACCAAACACTTCCCA ACAATCCCATATCCATCTTCTACTAGTACATGATGACAGTGAGGGCACTGTAGCTATTGAGAGTGGGAAGGAGGTTGAGTCTGAAGTTTTCTGCGATTGCATTGAGGGCAAAATAGGGGATGAACATATAGAAGTTTCCGTCCATGCTTTAGTAGGAGGCAGTGAGCACAAAACTATTAGACTGAAAGGGTTAGTGAAAGGGAGAACTATCACTGCACTCATTGACAGTGGCAGCACTCACTGTTTCCTAGATGAACAGCTGGTTAGAAACCTGAAACTGGAAAGTAGTGGACCATCCCTAGTTGTTAAGGTAGCTAATGGGGAAAAAGTACAGTCCAACAGCTTAACTAAGCCTGTAGTATGGAAGATGCAAGGCTATGAATTCCAGCACCAGTTCAACACACTGAAGTTAGGGGGATGTGATATGGTGCTGGGAGTAGATTGGCTTGCCAGATTCAGTCCCATGGAATTTGATTTCAAGGGACTAAGTGTGAAGTTCaggaaagggaaacaacaggTGGAACTGAATGGGGAGAGGGATCAGGTGCAGCTAAAGTTGATCAAAGGAAGCAGACTGCACAAATGGGCTAGGAAACAAGCCAATGGAATCATGGCACAACTGAGGGCAGTCGAAGAGGAGGTACAAGATAGTGTTAACATACCCCCAGAGATAGAGAAGGTATTACAGGATTTTGAGGAGGTATTCATGGAACCCCAGGGGCTGCCCCCTGAGAGAAGCCATGATCACTCCATTACCCTTAAGGAAGGGGCCAAACCTTTCCAGATCAGGCCATACAGATGTCCCTATGTTCAGAAGACTGAAGTTGAGAGATTGGTGCAGGAAATGCTAGGAGTTGGTATCATTCTGCTCAGTAACAGTCCCTATGCATCCCCTGTACTGCTGGTGAAAAAGAAGGACAACACTTGGAGATTCTGTGTTGATTATAGGCAGTTGAACGAGTTGACAGTCAAGAACAGATACCCAATACCCCTTATTGATGAACTTTTGGATGAGTTGACTGGATCCAAATACTTCACCAAGATAGATTTAAGGTCAGGATACTTCCAGATCAGAACAAAGACAGAAGATATTCACAAAACTGCATTTAGAACTCATCAGGGGCTCTATGAGTTCAAggtgatgccatttgggctcACCAATGCCCCTGCTACCTTCCAAGGACTGATGAACCATGTATTCCAGAAGCAACTGAGGAAGTTTGTGCTGGTATTCTTCGATGACATCCTGATATACAGCTCAAGCTTACAGGAGCATCTGGAACATGTCACAGAGGTTCTGAGCATCCTCAGAGAATATCAATTGTATGCCAAAAGGAGCAAATGTGTCTTTGCTCAGACACAGGTGGAGTACCTGCGACACATCATATCAGCTGAAGGGGTGAAAGCTGATCCTGAGAAGATTGAGGGTATGCTGAAGTGGCCTAGACCAGAAAATGTCAAACAACTGAGGGGATTCCTAGGCTTAACTAG GGGCCGTACTAATGCAGAACAGGAAACCATTAGCCTATATCAGTCAGGGCTTGGGGCCAAGGAACATGGGGCTGTCTATCTATGA